One stretch of Deinococcus radiopugnans ATCC 19172 DNA includes these proteins:
- the cpdB gene encoding 2',3'-cyclic-nucleotide 2'-phosphodiesterase, producing MAALLLGSLGAAGAQTVNLRILETTDLHANALGYDYYQDKPTGEFGFEYTATLIKQAREEKRNTLLYDNGDLIQGTPLGDYVAKVKPLEPGQMHPMHAAMALLKYDAGNLGNHEFNYGLPFLKQVVAAAPMPIVNANVYVEDGDGNPDNDKNAFTPYLIQRKLVHDTYGRPYYLNVGVLGLTPPQIVDWDKVNLEGKATTRDIVETARKFVPEMKARGADIIVAIAHSGLAADYQPGQENASTELTKIDGIDVVLSGHSHQEFPGPVYKDIPGADITNGTINGKPVVMASFWGSDLGIVDLTLQRQGNNWKVTAGKAAVRPIWDKAAKKSLITPDPAIAGAVKAAHEGTLAYVRGTVAELATPINSYWALVQDDPSVQLVSNAQIAYVKAALVGTEYKDLPVLSAAAPFKAGGRGGASYYTDIPAGTLAIKNVADLYVYPNTVQAVEVTGAQLQEWLERSAGQFNQIDPKKTEPQPLVNDAFPTYNFDVIDGVTYEIDVSQPSRYDMDAKLVNPDAHRIKNLMYQGKPIDPEQKFVVATNNYRASGGGKFPGLNGKNIVLESPDETRQALIAYFTEQKTVNPSADGNWKLTPIPGATLLYVSSPNAQKFAPAGATLLKTRDDGFAEYTIKF from the coding sequence ATGGCGGCGCTGCTGCTGGGCAGCCTGGGCGCGGCGGGCGCGCAGACGGTCAACCTCCGTATTCTGGAAACCACCGATCTGCACGCCAACGCGCTGGGCTACGACTACTACCAGGACAAGCCCACCGGCGAGTTCGGCTTCGAGTACACCGCCACCCTGATCAAGCAGGCCCGCGAGGAAAAGCGCAACACCCTGCTGTACGACAACGGTGACCTGATCCAGGGCACGCCGCTGGGCGACTACGTGGCCAAGGTCAAGCCGCTGGAGCCGGGCCAGATGCACCCGATGCACGCAGCGATGGCCCTGCTGAAGTACGACGCGGGCAACCTGGGCAACCACGAGTTCAATTACGGGCTGCCCTTCCTGAAACAGGTGGTCGCCGCCGCGCCCATGCCCATCGTGAACGCCAACGTCTATGTCGAGGACGGCGACGGCAACCCTGACAACGACAAGAACGCCTTCACGCCCTACCTGATCCAGCGCAAGCTGGTGCACGACACCTATGGGCGCCCGTACTACCTGAATGTGGGCGTGCTGGGCCTGACGCCCCCGCAGATCGTCGACTGGGACAAGGTCAATCTGGAGGGCAAGGCCACCACCCGCGACATCGTGGAAACTGCCCGCAAGTTCGTGCCCGAGATGAAGGCGCGCGGCGCGGACATCATCGTGGCGATTGCCCACAGCGGACTGGCCGCCGACTACCAGCCGGGCCAGGAGAACGCCTCGACAGAGCTGACCAAGATCGACGGCATCGACGTGGTGCTCAGCGGCCACAGCCACCAGGAATTCCCCGGTCCGGTCTACAAGGACATCCCCGGCGCGGACATCACCAACGGCACCATCAACGGCAAGCCCGTGGTGATGGCCAGCTTCTGGGGCAGTGACCTGGGCATCGTGGACCTGACCCTGCAGCGTCAGGGCAACAACTGGAAGGTCACGGCCGGCAAGGCCGCCGTGCGGCCCATCTGGGACAAGGCCGCCAAGAAGAGCCTGATCACGCCGGACCCCGCCATCGCAGGCGCGGTCAAGGCCGCCCACGAGGGCACGCTGGCCTACGTGCGCGGTACGGTGGCCGAACTGGCGACGCCCATCAACTCCTACTGGGCGCTGGTGCAGGATGATCCCAGCGTGCAGCTCGTGAGCAATGCCCAGATCGCCTACGTCAAGGCTGCGCTGGTGGGCACCGAGTACAAGGACCTGCCGGTGCTGAGCGCCGCCGCGCCCTTCAAAGCCGGTGGACGCGGCGGGGCCAGTTACTACACCGACATTCCCGCCGGCACGCTGGCGATCAAGAACGTGGCGGACCTGTACGTGTATCCCAACACCGTGCAGGCGGTGGAGGTCACGGGCGCGCAGCTTCAGGAATGGCTGGAACGCAGCGCGGGGCAGTTCAACCAGATCGACCCCAAGAAGACCGAGCCGCAGCCGCTGGTCAACGACGCCTTCCCCACCTACAATTTCGACGTGATCGACGGCGTCACCTACGAGATTGACGTGTCTCAGCCCAGCCGTTACGACATGGACGCCAAACTGGTGAACCCGGACGCCCACCGCATCAAGAACCTGATGTACCAGGGCAAGCCTATCGACCCAGAGCAGAAGTTCGTCGTCGCCACCAACAACTACCGTGCCAGCGGGGGTGGCAAGTTCCCCGGCCTGAACGGCAAGAACATCGTCCTCGAATCGCCGGACGAGACCCGCCAGGCCCTGATCGCCTACTTCACTGAGCAGAAGACGGTCAACCCCAGCGCCGACGGCAACTGGAAACTGACCCCCATCCCCGGCGCGACGCTGCTGTACGTCAGCAGCCCCAACGCGCAGAAGTTCGCCCCGGCCGGAGCGACGTTGCTCAAGACGCGCGACGACGGGTTTGCGGAGTACACGATCAAGTTCTGA